One Punica granatum isolate Tunisia-2019 chromosome 3, ASM765513v2, whole genome shotgun sequence genomic window carries:
- the LOC116199799 gene encoding DExH-box ATP-dependent RNA helicase DExH15 chloroplastic, with the protein MRTLSILSPLSFSFSVSSPFRLPPSSSPYLRFGLRKLLRRPPIAPPPSPFIVAYRSPASRLPEDSQLPDADEDEYEDEDEDLAADEYDDEDISGDLSDDGAEPSDDEAEMSVESEVRAGGRAVLEKSKVQRVEKLCSEVREFGAELIDVDELASIYDFRIDKFQRLAIEAFLRGSSVVVSAPTSSGKTLIAEAAAVATVARGRRLFYTTPLKALSNQKFRELRETFGDKYVGLLTGDSAVNKDAQVVVMTTEILRNMLYQSVGMASTGSGLFHVDAIVLDEVHYLSDISRGTVWEEIVIYCPKEVQLICLSATVANPDELAGWIGQIHNKTELVTSSKRPVPLTWHFSTKSSLLPLLDEKGKRMNRKLSLNYQQLYASDYKLHKEDKTKRRNSRKRGSATSISDIDGMSEQPLSKNDINTIRRSQVPLIVDTLKQIEGKDMLPAIWFIFSRRGCDAAVQYLEGCNLLDSCEMSEVELALKRFCILYPDAVRESALKGLMKGVAAHHAGCLPLWKSFIEELFQRGLVKVVFATETLAAGINMPARTAVISSLSKRSSTGRIQLTSNELLQMAGRAGRRGIDDRGHVVLVPTSYEGAEECCKLLFAGVEPLVSQFTASYGMVLNLLAGAKLTSPPDESDNDVKAHRAGRTLEEARKLVEQSFGNYVSSNVMLAAKDELSKIQQEIEVLTSEVTDEAIDKKARKLMSAAAYKEIAELQEDLRAEKRRRSELRTVMELKRMFALKPLLKELENGQLPFLCLQYKDTEGVVHSIPAVYLGKVDSLDSTKLKSMVLGDEAFELNRVSESSDGVELSYYVALGSDNSWYLFTEKWIRTVYRTGLPNVALAQGDALPREIMMTLLEKNSVQWEKLSDSDFGGLWCQEGSLETWSWSLNVPVLNSLSEKDEALHMSLEFNEAVEHYKEQRNRVSRLKKKISRTEGFREYQKVVDATKFTEEKIKRLRARSKRLVNRIEQIEPSGWKEFLQISNVIHETRALDVNTNVIFPLGETAAAIRGENELWLAMVLRNKVLLDLKPAQLVGVIASLVSEGIKVRAWKNNLYIYEPSTTVVNMVDFLEEQRSSFMELQEKHGVTIPCCLDSQFSGMVEAWASGLTWREMMMDCAMDEGDLARLLRRTIDLLVQIPKLPDIDPQLQKKASAASDVMDRPPISELAG; encoded by the exons ATGCGAACACTCTCTATCCTCTCCCCGCTCTCCTTCTCATTCTCCGTCTCCTCTCCCTTCAGActccctccctcctcctctccctACCTACGTTTTGGCCTCCGCAAGTTGCTTCGCCGGCCGCCGATTGCTCCCCCTCCTTCTCCGTTCATAGTCGCCTACAGGTCCCCGGCCTCTCGCCTCCCCGAGGACTCCCAGCTCCCCGACGCCGACGAGGACGAATACGAGGACGAGGATGAGGACTTGGCCGCGGATGAGTACGACGACGAAGACATCTCCGGCGACCTCTCGGACGACGGAGCTGAGCCAAGCGATGATGAAGCCGAGATGTCGGTGGAATCGGAGGTCAGGGCCGGTGGGCGCGCTGTGTTGGAGAAGTCGAAGGTCCAGAGAGTCGAGAAGCTCTGCAGCGAAGTCAGAGAGTTCGGAGCTGAGCTCATCGATGTGGATGAGCTTGCTTCGATCTACGACTTTCGCATTGACAAATTTCAG CGATTGGCAATCGAAGCATTTCTCAGAGGCTCCTCCGTTGTGGTTTCTGCGCCCACGAGCAGCGGAAAGACTCTGATTGCAGAAGCCGCAGCAGTCGCCACCGTAGCCAGAGGAAGACGGTTGTTCTATACAACTCCACTTAAGGCACTATCTAATCAGAAATTTCGCGAACTTCG GGAAACTTTTGGAGATAAGTACGTTGGCCTTCTAACTGGGGATAGTGCCGTCAACAAGGATGCTCAAGTTGTTGTAATGACAACCGAAATATTGCGGAATATGCTTTACCAGAG TGTTGGAATGGCTTCTACGGGAAGCGGACTTTTTCATGTTGATGCAATTGTGTTGGATGAAGTTCACTATCTAAGTGATATTTCTCGTGGAACAGTGTGGGAAGAAATT GTTATTTATTGCCCAAAAGAAGTCCAACTTATATGTTTATCGGCAACAGTTGCAAATCCAGACGAGCTAGCTGGTTGGATTGGCCAG aTTCATAATAAAACGGAGCTGGTTACCTCATCAAAGCGTCCAGTGCCATTGACTTGGCATTTTTCAACAAAGAGTTCATTATTACCCCTTCTtgatgaaaaaggaaaacgcATGAATAG GAAGCTGTCTCTCAATTATCAACAACTTTATGCTTCGGACTATAAATTGCACAAGGAAGACAAGaccaaaagaagaaattctAGAAAACGTGGCAGTGCAACGAGCATTTCTGACATTGATGGCATGTCTGAACAGCCTCTCTCAAAGAACGATATAAATACAATTCGCCGTTCACAA GTTCCTCTGATTGTTGACACATTAAAGCAAATTGAGGGAAAGGATATGCTTCCAGCCATTTGGTTCATCTTTAGCCGAAGAGGCTGTGATGCAGCTGTCCAGTATCTTGAAGGATGCAACCTCCTCGATAGTTGTGAGATGAGTGAAGTTGAACTTGCCCTTAAGCGGTTCTGCATTCTATATCCTGATGCTGTCAGGGAATCTGCCCTCAAAGGACTCATGAAAGGTGTCGCTGCTCATCATGCTGGCTGTCTTCCTCTTTGGAAGTCATTCATTGAAGAGCTATTCCAAAGAGGGCTCGTAAAAGTTGTCTTTGCCACTGAAACACTTGCCGCAGGAATAAATATGCCTGCTAGAACAGCTGTAATCTCATCCCTAAGCAAGAGGAGCAGCACCGGACGTATTCAACTAACTTCGAATGAACTGCTTCAGATGGCTGGACGAGCTGGTCGTAGAGGCATTGATGATAGGGGTCATGTAGTTCTTGTCCCAACCTCTTATGAAGGTGCCGAAGAGTGCTGTAAGCTCCTTTTTGCGGGAGTAGAACCTCTTGTCTCGCAGTTCACAGCCTCGTACGGGATGGTGCTCAATTTATTGGCAGGTGCAAAACTCACCAGCCCACCTGACGAATCAGATAATGATGTTAAGGCTCATAGAGCTGGGCGAACCCTGGAGGAAGCTAGGAAGTTAGTGGAGCAGAGCTTTGGGAACTATGTTAGTAGCAACGTTATGCTTGCTGCAAAGGATGAGCTCTCAAAGATACAGCAAGAGATTGAGGTACTGACTTCTGAAGTTACTGACGAAGCTATCGACAAGAAGGCTAGGAAGCTCATGTCTGCTGCAGCTTACAAGGAGATTGCAGAGCTTCAGGAAGACCTAAGGGCTGAGAAACGCCGAAGGAGTGAATTGCGAACAGTGATGGAGCTGAAGAGAATGTTTGCCCTGAAACCTCTGTTGAAGGAGTTAGAGAATGGTCAGTTGCCCTTTCTTTGTTTGCAGTATAAGGATACTGAAGGAGTTGTCCACTCGATCCCTGCTGTTTATTTGGGAAAAGTCGATTCACTTGACAGTACTAAACTTAAGAGCATGGTTTTGGGCGACGAGGCTTTTGAGTTAAATAGAGTTTCTGAGTCGAGTGATGGCGTGGAGCTTTCTTATTATGTGGCCCTCGGTTCAGATAACTCATGGTATTTATTTACCGAGAAGTGGATTAGAACTGTCTACAGGACCGGCCTTCCTAATGTGGCTTTGGCTCAAGGGGACGCTTTGCCTCGGGAAATCATGATGACCTTACTCGAGAAGAACAGTGTCCAATGGGAGAAGCTCTCCGATAGCGACTTTGGTGGTTTATGGTGTCAAGAAGGATCTCTAGAGACATGGTCTTGGAGCCTGAACGTGCCTGTCCTCAACAGCCTCTCAGAGAAGGATGAAGCTCTCCACATGTCGCTGGAGTTCAATGAAGCAGTGGAACATTACAAGGAACAGAGGAACAGAGTCTCCcgcctgaagaagaagatctcCCGCACAGAGGGCTTCAGAGAGTATCAGAAAGTCGTGGATGCTACCAAGTTCACTGAGGAGAAGATTAAACGGTTGAGGGCTCGGTCTAAGCGATTGGTCAATCGTATCGAACAAATTGAACCGTCAGGCTGGAAAGAGTTCTTACAGATAAGCAACGTCATACATGAGACGAGAGCACTGGATGTGAACACAAATGTGATATTCCCGCTTGGGGAGACTGCAGCTGCAATAAGAGGGGAGAACGAGCTGTGGCTCGCGATGGTCCTCCGGAACAAAGTCTTGCTGGACTTGAAGCCTGCCCAGCTTGTTGGGGTAATCGCAAGCCTGGTCTCCGAGGGAATCAAAGTCCGGGCATGGAAGAACaacttatatatttatgagcCCTCCACGACAGTAGTAAACATGGTCGATTTCTTGGAGGAACAGAGGAGTTCCTTCATGGAGCTCCAGGAGAAGCACGGGGTGACGATCCCGTGCTGCCTGGACAGCCAGTTCTCGGGGATGGTCGAAGCTTGGGCCTCAGGGCTGACATGGAGAGAGATGATGATGGACTGCGCGATGGACGAGGGGGATCTCGCCCGGCTCTTGAGGCGGACAATCGATTTGCTCGTTCAAATCCCGAAACTGCCCGACATCGACCCACAGCTGCAGAAAAAGGCGTCAGCTGCGTCCGATGTGATGGATCGGCCCCCAATAAGTGAATTGGCCggttaa